The nucleotide window GGTTGATAAAATCGTACTGCGATTAACCGATTCGGTCAATAGGGAAAATCACATGCTGGATAGGTAAGAAATATCCCGATCGTATAGGAGATCCTCCTCTAAAACCCGGGAAACGAAAACGATTAATCTAAGAGTAACGAAGAGGAGGAGGAGATAGGAATGTCGAAAAGTAACGTGAACGAGATCGAAGGCGTAGTACCGAAGCTGCCTAGAATTTTACTGACCATCCCGGCGGTTCTTCTATTCTTTATTGGACTATCCGGCGAGAACGGTCCTTTCGGTCCGGGTTCGGTCATTCACGCGTTTATGAGCTCGCAGGCTACCGATGAGGTGCTTCAGCTTCGAATGCAAGGCACCGCCGTCTTGGGGATGGTTCTGTTCAGCCTCTTTATTACGTACGGAGGATTTCGCCTCGGACAGCGTTGGGCTTGGTACGCGTTATGGTATTGGCCGGTATTTTTTATTCTGCACATTACGGCATTCGGGACGTGGATCCCCGATCTTCCATTGGCCATAGTATCGGGTATCGCTCTTCTACTGCCATATCGACGATTTTTTCCCAAGGAATCATGAACCTAGCTGTCGGAGATCGGATCTAACTAAGGGCCGGTGAGAGGATGAAAGCAAAAGGGAACGGAGATTCCGGATATGATCCATTTCGGGCACGCTTGATGAGCGCTGCCCCTTTTTTGTTGTTACGATGCGGGTTTGCAATGTTATTTATTCTTTCTTGCATTGTCATGACGGCTGAAGCGTGGGCCAAGGCTGAAATGTTACAGACGATATGCGGGGAGAGGAGCGGCACGTGCGTTCCCTTCCAACTGACTTCCGCCGAAGCCGATCGGCTGGTCGCCTCAGGACTATCCGTTCCTTTTTACGCCTATTTCAGCGCTGTTCTCGACGGGGTTCGATACATTGGTTTCTTGTCGATTGCGCTGCTCTTATTTTTGAAGAAGTCCAGAGATGCCATGCCGATGTATGCATCGTTTACATTAGCTGCGGCAGCCCCGATCTTCTCGCTTGGATACTTGGAATATACTTCGCAGACATTCCACGTCATCGAGAATTTCGTTTTCATTATCGGTTGGATTCTCATCATGCCATTCTTCTATTTATACCCAAGCGGTCGCTTCGTTCCGAAATGGACCCGGATTCTCTTCGTTCCATGGGCGCTTATCGCGATAGGGATGACGTATTTCCCGGGATCGGTTCTGGATCCCGGAAGCTGGCCCGGTTGGCTGGATGTGCCTGGTATCGTCTTCTTTCACGTCAGCGCGATCTTTGCTCAGCTGTATCGTTATCGGAAGCACTCCGACTTCCAAGAAAAACAACAGACCCAATGGTTCGTATTCGGAGCCGTCCTTGTTCTCGTCGGGATTCCGGCGATGGGATTGTTGGAGTTCATATTCGAATCGAATCCGACCGGTATATTATTCGCACAGCTCGGGCGTTCCGTCATTCCGTTGGCGCTGCCTTGCGCGATAGCCATCGGTATATTGAGATTCCGGCTTTGGGATATCGACATTTTATGGAGAAGAACCTTTATTTACGCGGGCATGACGATTTTCATCATCGCAACGTATGCATTAACAGCCGCAAGTATAAGCGAGTTGCTGCGGGTGCGCGATAATTTCTGGTCCTCATTGTTTGCGGCGGCGCTAGTAGGCATTCTGTTTCAACCTGTTCGGGAATGGGTGCAGAGAATCGTGAATCGATTATTCTTCGGAGACAGAGAAGAGCCCTATGCCGTCCTTGCACGCCTTGGAAAGCTGTTGGAGGGAACCTTCCACCAAGATGATGTGCTTCAAGTCCTTTGTTCGACGATCAGAGAAGCATTGAAGCTGCCCTATGCAGAGGTCTTATTGCAACAAGGCGACAGCTTCGTCACCGCGGCTTCTTCGGGAGTTCATAGTCCAATCGAAGTGAAGATACCGTTTTACCACGGCAAACAGCTTCTTGGCTTTTTGCAACTAGCGGCAAGAAGTCCCGGAGAAGGATTCTCTTCGAAAGATCGGAGCTTATTAGAAGACTTGGCGGGTCAAGCAGGCAAAGCCATCGCGAACGTAAGATTGAGCGAGGAATTAAAACAGTCCCGAACCGCCTTGGTCAA belongs to Paenibacillus antri and includes:
- a CDS encoding sensor histidine kinase, with protein sequence MKAKGNGDSGYDPFRARLMSAAPFLLLRCGFAMLFILSCIVMTAEAWAKAEMLQTICGERSGTCVPFQLTSAEADRLVASGLSVPFYAYFSAVLDGVRYIGFLSIALLLFLKKSRDAMPMYASFTLAAAAPIFSLGYLEYTSQTFHVIENFVFIIGWILIMPFFYLYPSGRFVPKWTRILFVPWALIAIGMTYFPGSVLDPGSWPGWLDVPGIVFFHVSAIFAQLYRYRKHSDFQEKQQTQWFVFGAVLVLVGIPAMGLLEFIFESNPTGILFAQLGRSVIPLALPCAIAIGILRFRLWDIDILWRRTFIYAGMTIFIIATYALTAASISELLRVRDNFWSSLFAAALVGILFQPVREWVQRIVNRLFFGDREEPYAVLARLGKLLEGTFHQDDVLQVLCSTIREALKLPYAEVLLQQGDSFVTAASSGVHSPIEVKIPFYHGKQLLGFLQLAARSPGEGFSSKDRSLLEDLAGQAGKAIANVRLSEELKQSRTALVKSREEDRKRLKRDIHDGIGSNLAAFHMQTYNLMKSIRSDPDKAVRIAELLRQEIKSTIMEVRRIVYDLRPHALDELGLVAAIKAYASNLTFENDSLLITVDAPEPLPVLPAAVEVAVYRIASEALTNVQKHASADRCTVRIQVGEGVRLEVSDNGVGVPSTYVAGVGIFSMMERASEIGGTFEMSSKPGKGTRISVTVPTTGEINQ